The following coding sequences are from one Epinephelus fuscoguttatus linkage group LG5, E.fuscoguttatus.final_Chr_v1 window:
- the LOC125889019 gene encoding odorant receptor 131-2-like: MQNLTEYPGNATSSRSLSVIIKVCVVIPVFCLFFCCIIVMLHIFASHRQFLDTSRYILFAYMLINDTLQLLFSVLLFLFVMGRVKFAIVYCVPLLFVSTATFQNTPLILATMSLERYVAIFYPLQRPAAWRSDRIWIIILSLWLISCIFPVIHYSIGKRDPAVDILSTPVLCKSTIVNSSPIQEMFLAVINILFFAVVAVVIIFTYVRILLETRKMRQDKVSVNKAMHTVLLHGFQLLLSILAFTHPITETLIVLHANWLPEDISFFNFFCFILTPRFLSPLIYGFRDQSLRGCIRKTFLCCSGKVKPSVRIKLQDNLFAF, translated from the coding sequence ATGCAGAATCTGACTGAATATCCAGGCAATGCAACTTCCAGCAGAAGCCTGTCTGTGATCATCAAGGTGTGTGTGGTGATTCCCGTCTTCTgcctcttcttctgctgcatTATTGTCATGCTGCACATCTTTGCATCTCACAGGCAGTTCCTGGACACATCACGTTACATCCTGTTTGCCTACATGCTGATCAATGACACTCTCCAGCTTTtgttctctgtgctgctcttcctctttGTCATGGGCAGGGTAAAATTTGCCATTGTCTACTGTGTTCCTCTGTTGTTTGTGTCCACTGCCACTTTCCAGAACACACCTTTAATTCTTGCCACAATGTCACTGGAGCGTTATGTTGCCATCTTCTATCCCCTGCAGCGCCCGGCCGCCTGGCGCTCAGACCGTATCTGGATCATTATTCTGTCCCTGTGGCTCATCAGCTGTATCTTCCCTGTGATTCACTACTCAATTGGGAAAAGAGACCCTGCTGTGGATATCCTCTCTACCCCTGTGCTTTGTAAATCTACCATTGTCAACTCATCTCCAATCCAGGAAATGTTCCTAGCTGTTATAAATATTCTCTTCTTTGCAGTAGTAGCTGTTGTCATCATCTTTACATATGTGAGAATCCTGCTGGAAACCAGGAAAATGAGACAAGATAAAGTGTCTGTGAACAAAGCCATGCACACTGTGCTGCTACACGGCTTTCAGCTGCTGCTGAGCATTTTGGCTTTCACTCACCCTATTACTGAAACTCTCATAGTGCTGCATGCCAACTGGTTGCCAGAGGACATCtccttttttaactttttctgtTTCATCCTTACTCCACGCTTCCTCAGCCCGCTCATCTACGGCTTTAGAGATCAGAGTCTCAGGGGCTGCATCAGGAAAactttcctctgctgctcagGCAAAGTCAAACCCAGTGTCAGAATCAAGCTGCAAGACAacttgtttgctttttaa